CCGACGGTAAATTTTACAACACGATAAAAATGAAAAGGGATTCGGACATCAACAGCGAGATCACCGAAAAAGTGCTGGCCAAATACGACGAGACCGCCGGAGAGCCCGGTCCGGACTCTGCCGCGCAGGGGCCTGAGGAAGACGCCCCGCCGGAGTTTGAAGAGCCGGCATAGCCGTCGTTATAGATGCTTAAAAGCGTTTTTTTAGGGCTTGTGCAGGGACTCACGGAGTTTCTGCCTGTTTCCTCGTCGGGGCATCTTGTTCTGGCCAACAGCATCATGGGCAGTTCGAGCGACGCGGCTTTTAAGGAGACGGCTTTTCTTCATCTGGCGACGCTTTTAGCGGTGTTGTTCTATTTCAGAAAAGGCCTTGTTTCTCTCGTGAGGGATTTCTTCAGAAAGGCCGGATCCGGAGCCCGGATGACGGTCCTGTATCTTTTCATAGCCAGTATACCGGCGGGCATTGCGGGAGTGCTGTCCAAAGACCTGCTCGGTGAGATTTTCGCATCAAACTCCGTCTGGATCTCGCTTTTTTTCCTTCTTAACGCCGCTCTGCTCATAGGGAGCGATTTTATCAAAGAAAAAAATGTGCCGCTTAACGGCCCAAAATCATTTTTCATAGGTATTTTACAGGCGCTGGCGATCCTGCCCGGTATTTCACGGAGCGGCTCCACGATAGGCGCGGGAATCCTTTGCGGCATGACCCGCGCGAAGGCGGTGGAGTTTTCTTTTTACATGAGCATCCCAGCCGTGCTTTTCGGCAATTTGCTTTTAGGGTCGTTCGATTCTTCTCTTTTCAACGCGTCAATGCTGCTTTCCTCCGTTGCGGCTTTTCTTTCGGGCCTCGCGGCGATAAGTCTGCTTATGCTGATGGTGAAAAGATCGCGTTTGAGATATTTCGGTTTTTACACGCTGGCGATCGCGCTGATAAACCTGTTTTTCATATGAGCAAAAAGAAAGAATCCCAAGCTCCTGATGCACCGGATCGTTCCGCCGATATAGCGGGCATCCTGCTTGTCGGGGCGGGTTTGATGATGGCCTTGTGGCTCAACTGGGAGGCTTCTCAGGGTTTTATAGGTAGGAACATCGCAGCCGCTTCTTATTATCTTTTCGGCTGGGTTTCCAATGTTTTTTCGTTGGCATTAATTGTTTCGGGCGCTCTTCTGATCGCGAAAATAACCGTGCCTAATTTCTGGAAGAAACTCATCGGATTGCTGATGCTTCTGATATCAGTGTGCTCCGCCGTTCATCTTTTCATGATGGGCAGGGTGCCTCCCATAAGCCCGGCCGGTAAGGTCGGTGAACTGCTCGGGCTGGTCCTGAGAGGATTGTTCGGTAAAAAAGGCTCTTTTGTGGTGAGTTTTGCCGGGGCGCTGGCCGCTTTTATACTGGCTTTTGACATAGGGGCGGTAAGTCTTTTCAAGGTCATGGCCTGGCCTTTTGTGAAAATAGCCCTCGCCGCAGGCGCGCTCTGGCGTGCCGTGAAATCTGTTTTACTGCTGTTTAAAAAACGCGCGGCTGTTTCTGCCGCGGCTATTGTAAGGCCCAATCCCGTGATAAAACCCCGGAGGCCTGTGCCAGCGCCCGCTCCTGAAAAAGCTGTTGGCGACGACGATGATTCAGGGGATATCGATGAAGATGACGACGACGATGAGCCCGCTTCAAAACCATCTCCGCCGGCGGATGACGATCGGCCCCAGCGCCCGGAATATCTTCTTCCGGGCACAAACACGCTGCTTAAAAGCCCCCGTCAGGAAAAAGAATCTCCCGATGTCAAACCCCTTGAGGAAGCCTTTGCCTCATTCGGCATCAGCGCCGAGGTGCGGGATATTGTTATAGGCCCGGGCGTCATAAGATATGAGCTTTCCGTCCCGCCGGGGCAGAAAATATCGGCCATACAGAGTCTGAGTAATGACATAGCCATGCAGCTTCGCGCGGAATCAATAAGGATCCTCGCCCCCATTCCCGGCAAGGCCGCGGTGGGAATAGAAGTGCCCCGCAAAAACCGCGAAAAAATAAGTCTGAGGGAACTTCTTGAGTCCGAGAGTTTTACCATGTCAGGTGCGAAACTGCCGGTTATACTCGGAAAAAACGTCGTCGGGGATTCTGTGGTTGCGGATCTTTCCACGATGCCGCATCTTCTTATAGGCGGAGCCACAGGTTCGGGAAAGAGCGTCACCATTCACAATCTCATCCTCAGTCTCCTCTACAAATATTCGCCCTATGAACTGAAACTGATTCTCATAGACGCCAAGATGGTGGAGCTGACCGTTTACAATGACATTCCTCATCTCTTATCCCGCGTGCAGACAGACGTTCACGGGGCTGTGGCGTCGCTCAAGTGGGCGGTTTTTGAGATGCAAAGAAGGCTGAAGCTCTTTTCCGAAAACGGCGTGAGGGATCTGGCGGGCTACCACGAGACCTGCGGGAGCCTTCCTTATATAGTGATCGTGATAGACGAGCTCGCGGATCTTATGGCCGTGGCGCAGAAAGACATGGAGCTTGCCATCACCCGGCTCTCTCAGATGTCGCGGGCATGCGGTATACATCTTGTCCTTTGCACCCAGCGCCCGTCGGTAAATGTCATAACCGGTGTGATAAAGGCAAATCTTCCGGCGAGGATCTCTCTGCATGTGCTTTCAAAGATCGATTCCCGTACCATTCTGGATTCACAGGGAGGAGAGGCGCTCCTTCTGCACGGCGATATGCTCTATCTTCAGCCGGGCTCAAGTTTTCTGGAACGCATTCAGGCGCCTTTTATTTCGCGCAAAGAGGTGCAGAAAATAGTCAAATTCATCCGGAGCCAGAATGTGGACTTTGATTATATGGATCTGGCGAAGGAAGTGAAAAAAAACGATTTCTCCTCCGCTAAGATAAGGGACGATATTTTCTGGGAGGCCGCGGAATTCGTGATCTCCCAGGGGAAGGCCTCCACCTCTCTTCTACAGAGGCGTTTCCGCATAGGTTACGGCCGGGCCGCCGGCTTGATAGATACGATGTATGAACTCGGCGTAGTGGGCGACGATCTCGGCCCCACGAAAGGGAAAGAGATCCTTTGCGACGCCGAAACTCTCGAGCGCCTCAGGGAAAATCTGTGAAAAAAATAATACCAGTTAATTTCTGCCGTGAGGCAATCGCCTCAGAGATATCCGAAGACGGCCGCTCGCGTGTGCGGCTCGCTGCCAATTCAGGCTTCGCCTGCAATTATGCTTGGCCTTATGCATTGTCGCTCCGGGCTTGGGGTCAAACTCGTCGCTCATATGGCCCGCTACGGATACCATCTGCACTGATTCCTGTTATCTTTATTACCGTATTGACATTGTCGCCTGTTTCTGCGGAAATGCCCTCGGGCCCGCTGAAACAGATGTCCGAAGGTGAAGGCGCATCGTCGGCTGTGGCCGATACGACGGAGCGGATTCCGGATCCGGCCATGGAATTGCGCGAGGCGATAGAGAGCGCCGCGACGTTAGAGGTGTCTTTTGAGAAAACGATGGAGATCAATGATTCGGAAAAATCTTTTATCACGAAAGGTAAGATATATTACAGGAAGGATCCGCTTTTGTTTCGGGCGGAGCTGCCCTCCGAGGTGCTGCAGATCGACGCGAAATCAAGAAAGAGACTGGTGAAGAAACACAATGAGATCTATATTGACGACTGGTTCGGGAAAAATCCTATCCTGATGTATTTTGATATACCCGGAGGGGTTTATGAGTCCGGCACATCTCTCCCGGGCGCGGGTCAGGATCCGTCGCGGGTTGTTTTCCGTGCAGGCAGAGACGGCGATGAAATAGAGGCCATATACGACAGAAAGGAAAAAATGCTAAAATCCGTGAAGGTTGAAAATTCCGTGATGAGAACATTCACGGAAATAAAATCGTGGAAGAAGAACGCGAAGATCGCGCCCGGGGTTTTTGATTTCCCCCGCGGGGCGAAGATAATAGACATGAGAAAATGACGCTTGCGAATAAAATAACTTTTCTGCGGATGACGGGGATACCGGTTTTTATGGTGATGGTCAGCCTCGGGGGATTCTGGAATTACGCGGCGGCCTCTTTC
This is a stretch of genomic DNA from Candidatus Omnitrophota bacterium. It encodes these proteins:
- a CDS encoding undecaprenyl-diphosphate phosphatase, which encodes MLKSVFLGLVQGLTEFLPVSSSGHLVLANSIMGSSSDAAFKETAFLHLATLLAVLFYFRKGLVSLVRDFFRKAGSGARMTVLYLFIASIPAGIAGVLSKDLLGEIFASNSVWISLFFLLNAALLIGSDFIKEKNVPLNGPKSFFIGILQALAILPGISRSGSTIGAGILCGMTRAKAVEFSFYMSIPAVLFGNLLLGSFDSSLFNASMLLSSVAAFLSGLAAISLLMLMVKRSRLRYFGFYTLAIALINLFFI
- a CDS encoding DNA translocase FtsK, with the protein product MSKKKESQAPDAPDRSADIAGILLVGAGLMMALWLNWEASQGFIGRNIAAASYYLFGWVSNVFSLALIVSGALLIAKITVPNFWKKLIGLLMLLISVCSAVHLFMMGRVPPISPAGKVGELLGLVLRGLFGKKGSFVVSFAGALAAFILAFDIGAVSLFKVMAWPFVKIALAAGALWRAVKSVLLLFKKRAAVSAAAIVRPNPVIKPRRPVPAPAPEKAVGDDDDSGDIDEDDDDDEPASKPSPPADDDRPQRPEYLLPGTNTLLKSPRQEKESPDVKPLEEAFASFGISAEVRDIVIGPGVIRYELSVPPGQKISAIQSLSNDIAMQLRAESIRILAPIPGKAAVGIEVPRKNREKISLRELLESESFTMSGAKLPVILGKNVVGDSVVADLSTMPHLLIGGATGSGKSVTIHNLILSLLYKYSPYELKLILIDAKMVELTVYNDIPHLLSRVQTDVHGAVASLKWAVFEMQRRLKLFSENGVRDLAGYHETCGSLPYIVIVIDELADLMAVAQKDMELAITRLSQMSRACGIHLVLCTQRPSVNVITGVIKANLPARISLHVLSKIDSRTILDSQGGEALLLHGDMLYLQPGSSFLERIQAPFISRKEVQKIVKFIRSQNVDFDYMDLAKEVKKNDFSSAKIRDDIFWEAAEFVISQGKASTSLLQRRFRIGYGRAAGLIDTMYELGVVGDDLGPTKGKEILCDAETLERLRENL
- a CDS encoding CDP-diacylglycerol--glycerol-3-phosphate 3-phosphatidyltransferase translates to MTLANKITFLRMTGIPVFMVMVSLGGFWNYAAASF